A region of the Methyloprofundus sedimenti genome:
TGATTTTAGAGACTTTGTTGCGGACTTGCTTGAAGGAAAAGTAAAAATGCCTGTAGGTCGTGTAAAAAAAAGCTCTTGGAATAAAGCAAAAGAGCAGGCATTTATTCAATGTGAATATGAAGAGCTTTTAGGTTTTTTCAAAAAAAAGGGAAAAGTATTAATGGAACTCCAAAAGAACAAGCGATTGAATTGCTTGCAGAAAGATATCATAAATCAGAGAGTGCTATAAGTTATATTATCTACCCACGAAAAAAGCGACAAAAACAAGGTAATTAATTATTTTTTTAAATGCCCTGATAAATAAAAAAATGTGATTAGAATGGATAACCATGTTAACAACGTCCTAAGGAGGGCAACATGGTTCAACTACCCGAAACCGGATTTTTACGCTTACCCCAGATCATAGGCGACCCAAAAGCAAAACCACCAATCCCCGCAATTATCCCGATTTGCAAATCTAGTTGGTATGCTGGAATTAAAGAAGGGCGTTACCCAAAACCAATAAAATTATCTAAGCGATCAAGCGCGTGGAGAGTTGAAGATATACGTGACCTCATTAGTGAGGTTGCAGCTTAATGTTGAATTCCTTATTGACACACCGC
Encoded here:
- a CDS encoding helix-turn-helix transcriptional regulator, producing the protein MVQLPETGFLRLPQIIGDPKAKPPIPAIIPICKSSWYAGIKEGRYPKPIKLSKRSSAWRVEDIRDLISEVAA